The Macaca mulatta isolate MMU2019108-1 chromosome X, T2T-MMU8v2.0, whole genome shotgun sequence DNA window ACATTTTAGCTACACAGGGTgatgaaaagtgaaaaacagttaatagttaataatttattccACCCCACACATTTTAAGTGAAATGCTaaagttttggccaggcacggtggctcatgcttataatcccagctactcgtgaggctgaggcaggggaatcgcttaaacctgggaggcggaggttgcagtgagccgagattgtgccactgcactctagcctgggtgacagagcaagaccctgtctcaaagagaaaaaaaaaaagttaaagtggCTTTGAACTGTCGTTGAGGGCTtgtcaaatgaagaaaaatgcaatGTATACTCActatattgctttttatttttattgtgttataaTATGTTGTGGCCTGTAATGTTTCTGACTTAAATCTTAGGTTAGGTGGAGAAATTTTATATCAATGACTGTGTACAAGTtatatcattcctttttttttttttttttttttttttttttttttttacagagtcttgctctgtcgctgaggctggagtgcaatggcataatcttggctcacggcaacctctccctcccaggttcaagtgattctcctgcctcagcctcccaagtagctgggactataggcacatgccaccacacctggctaatgtttgtatttttagtggagatggggtttcaccatgttggccaggctcgtctcaaactcctgatctcaggagacctggccacctcggcctcccaaagtactgggattacaggcgtgagccactgcacccagccatcatTCATCTTTAATGAATGCATGCACTTATCCAGAAAGTACTGAGTACCTAATATATACTGGGCAGTAAGAGACAAAAATGATCAAGGCCAATCTTCACATCAAAGAGCTATCAGACTGGTTAAGAGgatgaacatttaaaaagataGTGACAATGCAGTATAATACATGCTGTATTAGAGACACACAAAAGATTCTGCGTAGCCTAACAGAGAGAAGTTTAATTCTCCCTGGGGATGACTTAATTGGGCAGCCCTGAAATTTAGAATTTACCCTTTAGGTGATGGATGGCTATTGAAAGCTTTAAGTATAGATTATGATAGGAATTAATTTATGCTTTAGGGAGATAATTCTACATGGCAGTGTTGAAGGTGGATTTGAGAGTGGCAAGATTAGCAGCACAgatacttattaaaaatatattattgtagTCTGGTGATAAATGATTACATCCTATATTAAGACAGCCACACTGAAGATGAAGTGCAGATGAATGTAAAAGGTATATTCCACAGGATTTTACCACAGAACAGATGTGGGGATCATGACTACACTTTTTCCCAACAGAGAATTTACACAAGATTACATGATCCTTATTCCCAACTCAATCAAAAAGGTTGATGTTAATGGCATCTGGTCttgcaaaataattttcaagtctcatcacaatggaaaaagaaaactctggAAGCTTACTATATAACATTTTGTAATAATATGCTTCCTAAATAAATAACTAGCCCTGGTCTTCTTTTCGAATTTTCTTacaaaatgctattttaattgAAGACTTTAAAGTTTGATATTTCATAATCAgtagagtaaacagataaccgacagaatggaagaaaatatctgcacACTAAGTgtccaacaaaggactagtatccagaatctacaagttACTCAAATCAccaagaaaacaataataatcacattagaaagtgggcaaaggacatgaatagacatttctcaaaagaagatatacaaggcagggcactgtggctcatgcctgtaatcccaagaggctgaggcaggagaactggtggaacccgggaggtggaggttgcagtgagcggagatcgctccactgcactcctgcctggggacagtgtgagactctgtctcaaaacaaaaccaaaaaacaaacaaaaaaaagatatacaaatggccaataaacatataaaaagaggttcaacatcactaatcatcagggatatgcaaattaaaaccacagtgagatatcaccctaccccagccagaatggccattatttaACAAGTCAAAAACAATAGTTTTTGGCATGGATGTGGAGAGAAGGGAACCCTTAAGCACTGctagtagaaatgtaaattagtacaacctctatggaaaccattatggagattccttaaagaactgaaagtagatctATTCAATCCAACAAtcacactactgggtatctactcaaaggaaaataagtcacatcaaaaagatacctgcacttgcATATTTATTCCACCATAATTTGCAATTACAAAGATGTGGAATAatcctaagtgcccatcaattaatcagtggataaggaaaatgtggcctatatacagcatggaatactatcagccattaaaaggaatgaaataatgcaacttgcagcaacttggatagaGCTGTAGACCACTATTCTAAGTGCCGTAACACAGGATTGGAAAACCAAAAAcgatatgttctcactcataagtgggagctaagataTGAATATGCAAAGatatacagagtgatataataaACTTTCAAGGTTCAAAAGTGGGAATATGAGAGAGGGCccagtgataaaaaaaaaactacacatcaGGTACAACGTATATTACTCAGGTGATggatgcactaaaatctcagaattcactacTATATAATTCTTCCACGCAACAAAATACCACTTGTACaccaaagctattgaaataaaaaataaaaactaaagccactaaaaatataatatgaaatacTAGCACACATGAAGTTGCAGAGACTGTTTTTAATTGATCTCTACCCCTTGTTATTCTCATTGGTCTCCCAGGAAGAATAAACTGTcgcacaagaaaaataaataaacaaaaataaaatttgatatttcACTACAGTAACAGCAATAACTCATTTGTTCAGAAGCACACAAACCCTGTTCTTCTGCAGTAATATATAACACAACAGACTGGGGAAAGTTCCTTTCAATTAGTTTGACATTTTAACCTACTATTAGAAGATCCACTCTTCTATATCTACATTCTCATCTTTGTAAAGTACTGTCAAATAATTATCTTGCCTTCACAAGTTAGTTGAATAGGTATGTTAGTTAACTAATTTTGTAGCAAGAAATTTTCATAACTGAAGGATATCCAGTATCTTATAAATGAAACTATGACCtagtttatataatataatttcttACCAAAATTTAAGAACTCCTCATTGAATTATTACTTAATTCATGGAAAGGAACTGATACGGCTGACAGGCCAACCTATTTTGAAGGTACTTATTTGGCTTTACATTCCCACATATAAGTAAGTGAAGGTTTCATGTGAATCAGTATTAGTACTGGAAAGCCTCAAGAATGAGACATTCTGTTCTGCAGTTATGCTTGTTATTGgaaccattatttaaaaaaaaaaaagatcatttttatAAACAACAACTGAAGTGTTTATATATGCCACATGGACTACtggtttcctttcttccctccctccctttcttcttatTGTCAGGAGTTCCTCAACAACTGAAGTGGTTTTAGCTCCAAATTGAATTTTTTGAAGGCCTTAAAtcttcataaaaaaataaatttaccaaaaGATTAtcaaaagttactttaaaaagtattatattgATAGTAAATCTACTAAAGTTATTTATAAAAGAGAATGTCTCTGGAAATACACAAGTggtgagagaagggaggggaggagaaggccTCTGAGGTAAACCGTGAAGGAAAGGTGACTGTGGGTAATGGGCAGAGAGGCATTCACTGAACTGCTCCTATTTCTTGAGGTCACTCTGGGCGAAGGGCAGTGCCTGGGGTCCTACTTGCCCGCCCAGGCACAGGCACGGAGTGAGACCGTcctgccccgcccctccccccaaCCTTTCACCTTCCTTTCCAGCCCCACCCAGCTCCCGTGGCCCCAGACCTTGGCAACGCTGCGCAGCGCGTCAGTCAGCGTCAGAGGGTGTGGGGTGGCTAGAGGCCCCCGTGGCCTCTGATCTCACAGAGCGGATCCGCGCGGGTGTCCAGCGCCCCGATGTGGGCAGTAGGGGCTAGCCGCTGGGGCAGGCTGCCCCCAGCAAGAGGAGCGGCGGCTCCAAACCACAGAATCTCCAACACTGGAAAGCGTGGCCTCGGTCACCCTAAGCCACAGGTATCCTGCCGATCATCGCTTGTGGTGGAGCGCCCGGCGCCAATCGTGGTCAGTCCCCCTCTACGCCACCGTCCGATTCCCTCGGCGCCCCCGCCGACCCCGGAGCCGGCCCTCAGCCCCTTCGTCAGCCGAGGCATACCCTTGCTGCCCATCCCAGCCAGGGATCACCACCGCTGCCCTCTACCAAGCGTCGGGCCGGGTACCGAGGACTGCCCGCCAAGTTTTGCGGACTATGACCCTAAAGCTCATCCACAAGGAGTTCCTCCACCTGGCCGGCGACTCCTAGCCCCACTGTTCAGCAGGGCCAGTGTGGGACGATATGCTCCACTGGCAGGCCACCGAAACGAGACCCAAAGACCCCTCCTACCTGGGAGGGATCTTCTTCCTAAGAATCCAGTTTCCCTCCGACTGCCTATTCAAACCACCCAAGATCAAATTTACCAACGGAATTTACCATCAACATCAACGGAAA harbors:
- the LOC106995259 gene encoding uncharacterized protein LOC106995259, giving the protein MWAVGASRWGRLPPARGAAAPNHRISNTGKRGLGHPKPQVSCRSSLVVERPAPIVVSPPLRHRPIPSAPPPTPEPALSPFVSRGIPLLPIPARDHHRCPLPSVGPGTEDCPPSFADYDPKAHPQGVPPPGRRLLAPLFSRASVGRYAPLAGHRNETQRPLLPGRDLLPKNPVSLRLPIQTTQDQIYQRNLPSTSTEIQDRRKYGRITRDWTQ